A genome region from Hymenobacter tibetensis includes the following:
- a CDS encoding SMI1/KNR4 family protein, which translates to MNSFKHLQKQPSFVYGDAAYLLQYRFTDGEGFPPSYLDFALQVGWGRLCNLFLVYIPALEHADSWPVQSARIKGFMDIFYQEMEYDPFLLEPDGYPGIESALVPFGMSENGEYLAWDSSQRNAANEFPIYVVAARMGGIRYGASNLYDFLAKCTNDQEVKSVLGAGYSKLEPVFEPLRLA; encoded by the coding sequence ATGAACAGCTTCAAGCACCTCCAGAAACAACCCTCTTTCGTTTACGGGGACGCTGCCTATCTACTACAGTACCGTTTCACCGACGGCGAGGGCTTCCCGCCATCCTACCTCGACTTTGCCCTGCAAGTAGGCTGGGGGAGGCTCTGTAACCTGTTCTTGGTCTACATCCCGGCGCTGGAACACGCCGACTCGTGGCCGGTTCAGTCGGCACGCATCAAAGGCTTTATGGATATTTTCTACCAGGAAATGGAGTATGACCCTTTCCTATTGGAGCCCGATGGATACCCAGGCATCGAGTCTGCCTTGGTACCCTTCGGGATGAGCGAAAACGGAGAGTACCTGGCTTGGGATAGCAGCCAGCGGAACGCAGCCAACGAATTCCCCATTTATGTAGTAGCAGCACGCATGGGGGGTATCCGGTATGGCGCCAGCAACTTGTACGACTTCCTGGCGAAGTGCACAAACGACCAAGAAGTAAAATCGGTGCTGGGAGCCGGGTACAGCAAGTTAGAACCAGTTTTCGAGCCTCTTCGTCTGGCTTGA
- the fbaA gene encoding class II fructose-bisphosphate aldolase: protein MAEQTLTGLRAGVLHGDEVQALFQVAKANAFALPAVNVTGSNTVNAVLETAAAVNSPVIIQFSNGGAQFFAGKSIPNGDQRASIAGAISGAQHVHLMAELYDVPVILHTDHAAKKLLPWIDGLLAAGEKHFAQYGQPLYSSHMLDLSEEPIEENIEICKRYLERMSKIGMTLEIELGVTGGEEDGVDNSDVDSSKLYTQPEEVAYAYEQLSEVSPRFTIAAAFGNVHGVYKPGNVKLQPVILHNSQEFLREKHNIAEALPINFVFHGGSGSSQAEIREAISYGAIKMNLDTDLQWALWEGIKDYYVKNEGFLQGQIGNPSGADSPNKKYYDPRVWLRKGEETFIARLKQAFEDLNAINRR from the coding sequence ATGGCTGAACAAACTCTTACTGGCCTGCGGGCTGGCGTCCTGCACGGCGACGAAGTGCAAGCCCTCTTCCAAGTAGCTAAGGCCAATGCCTTCGCTCTGCCCGCCGTCAACGTGACGGGTAGCAACACGGTGAATGCGGTATTGGAAACGGCTGCGGCCGTCAACTCGCCGGTTATCATTCAGTTCTCCAATGGTGGCGCGCAGTTTTTTGCGGGTAAGTCTATCCCCAATGGCGACCAGCGAGCCAGCATTGCCGGTGCTATTTCCGGTGCGCAGCACGTGCACCTCATGGCCGAGCTCTACGATGTGCCCGTGATTCTGCACACCGACCACGCCGCCAAAAAGCTTCTACCCTGGATCGACGGCCTGCTCGCCGCCGGCGAAAAGCACTTCGCCCAGTACGGACAGCCGCTCTACAGCTCTCACATGCTGGATTTGTCGGAGGAGCCCATTGAAGAGAACATCGAAATCTGCAAGCGCTACCTAGAGCGCATGAGCAAGATTGGCATGACGCTGGAAATCGAACTGGGCGTAACCGGCGGCGAAGAAGACGGCGTTGATAACTCGGATGTGGATAGCTCCAAGCTCTACACCCAGCCTGAGGAAGTGGCCTACGCCTACGAGCAACTGAGCGAGGTTAGCCCACGCTTTACCATTGCGGCCGCTTTCGGTAACGTGCACGGCGTATACAAGCCTGGCAACGTGAAGTTGCAACCTGTAATCCTGCACAACTCGCAGGAGTTCCTGCGGGAGAAGCACAACATTGCCGAGGCCCTGCCTATCAACTTTGTGTTCCACGGCGGCTCCGGCTCCAGCCAAGCTGAAATCCGCGAGGCCATCAGCTACGGCGCCATCAAGATGAACCTAGACACCGACTTGCAGTGGGCGCTGTGGGAAGGCATCAAGGATTACTACGTGAAAAACGAAGGCTTCTTGCAAGGTCAGATCGGCAACCCAAGCGGCGCCGACTCGCCCAACAAGAAGTACTACGACCCCCGCGTGTGGCTGCGTAAAGGCGAAGAAACCTTCATTGCTCGTCTCAAGCAGGCTTTCGAAGATCTAAACGCCATCAACCGCCGCTAG